A window from Nitrosopumilus adriaticus encodes these proteins:
- a CDS encoding aspartate aminotransferase family protein, with translation MVLDYTKEYKKKTTQSAKVFAKSAKLHVNGVSHNIRYYEPYPFVVKSSAGKNLVDVDSNKYTDYWMGHWSLILGHGQKNVKDSIKKQIEKSWMYGTVNEQTVSLSEIISKAVPVAEKIRYVTSGTEATMYAVRLARSVTGKKIIAKIDGGWHGYTSDLLKSVNWPFTESESSGVVNEEKIVSIPYNDLEKSLSILKEHSKDLAGVIIEPVLGGGGCIPADADYLKGVQEFCKKNNSLFILDEIVTGFRFRFGCLYPTMKLDPDIVTLGKIVGGGMAIGVMCGKKEIMEYADTTGKKKSERSYVGGGTFSANPTSMTSGFATLSVLKNNKSIHSTINELGHYARKELTKVFDGKVIVTGKGSLFMTHFVKDGISQVINASQASKCDTKTLHDYHFKMIAHDGIFFLPGKLGAISYAHSKADIKKMILATNDYL, from the coding sequence TTGGTTTTGGATTATACTAAAGAATACAAGAAAAAGACTACCCAGTCTGCCAAAGTTTTTGCAAAGTCAGCAAAGCTTCACGTGAATGGTGTCAGTCATAATATAAGATATTATGAGCCATATCCATTTGTCGTAAAATCATCTGCTGGAAAAAATTTGGTAGATGTTGATTCCAACAAGTATACTGATTACTGGATGGGTCACTGGAGTCTGATTTTAGGGCACGGACAAAAAAATGTCAAAGATTCCATAAAAAAACAGATTGAGAAAAGCTGGATGTATGGAACAGTTAATGAGCAGACGGTGTCACTATCGGAAATAATCTCAAAAGCAGTTCCAGTGGCTGAGAAGATTCGTTATGTCACATCAGGTACTGAAGCTACAATGTATGCAGTAAGACTTGCACGCTCTGTTACTGGAAAAAAAATAATTGCCAAAATAGATGGCGGATGGCATGGATACACATCTGACTTGTTAAAGTCAGTTAACTGGCCATTTACAGAATCTGAAAGTTCAGGTGTTGTAAACGAAGAAAAAATTGTATCAATTCCTTACAATGATTTGGAAAAGTCTCTGTCCATTTTGAAAGAGCATTCTAAAGATTTAGCTGGTGTGATTATTGAACCAGTGTTAGGTGGTGGCGGATGCATTCCAGCTGATGCAGATTATCTTAAAGGAGTGCAAGAGTTTTGCAAGAAAAACAATTCATTGTTTATTTTAGATGAGATAGTTACAGGGTTTAGATTTCGCTTTGGATGCCTGTACCCTACAATGAAGCTTGATCCTGACATTGTTACATTAGGAAAGATTGTTGGCGGCGGCATGGCAATTGGCGTGATGTGTGGGAAAAAAGAGATCATGGAGTATGCCGATACCACTGGAAAGAAAAAATCTGAACGCAGTTATGTTGGGGGAGGGACATTTTCTGCAAACCCCACATCAATGACATCAGGCTTTGCAACGCTTTCTGTTTTGAAAAACAACAAGTCAATTCATTCTACAATTAATGAGTTAGGCCATTATGCAAGAAAAGAGTTAACCAAAGTCTTTGATGGCAAAGTCATAGTTACTGGTAAGGGCTCTTTGTTTATGACGCATTTTGTAAAAGATGGAATTTCACAAGTCATTAATGCATCTCAAGCCTCAAAATGTGACACCAAAACATTGCATGATTATCACTTTAAGATGATAGCCCATGACGGAATATTCTTTTTGCCTGGAAAACTAGGTGCAATATCATATGCCCATAGCAAGGCAGACATTAAGAAGATGATTTTAGCTACAAATGATTATTTGTAA